CCGAGGGTGAGCCCGGCCCCGCGGGCGGCGCCGGTGAGCTGGTCCAGGCCCATGGTGACCACGAGGGCGGCCTTGCTGGTCCTGGGTGCCTTCCCGGGGGAGGAGACGCCGCGGCCGATGACGGCCAGCAGGGCGTCGGCGCGCCTCGCGGCGGGGGTGCGCAGGTCGGGGTCGTCCTTGGCCGGTCGGGGCCGGGCCAGGGGGTCGATGGCGGCGTCGAGGATGGCCGCCCCCTCGGGGTCGAGGACGATCCGGTAGCTGCTCATCCCGGCCGGACCGGGACTCTTGAACAGCGAGCGTGCGGCCCGGCGGCGTTCCTCGAGGTGCTCGGCGTCGCGCTCGGGCCGCAGCAGCGCACTCGCGTGCCGGATCGCGATGGCGAGCTGCTTGTCGGTCAGGGCCGGGGCGGCCTCAATGAGGGTGGCGGTGTCGGCGTCGAGCTGGTCGGGGTCGGCCAGCGGCGCGGCGCCGCGGTGGAAGCGGGCCAGCTGGGCCGCCTTGGGCAGGCTGATCGCACCGGACTCCACCCCGGCGGCCAGGGCCGCCAGCCGCCGGTCCCGGCACGCGTCGGCCACCACCTGCAGGGTGCCGGCGTGCCCGGCCGCCATGCCGGGCGCGGCCTGGGTGGCCCAGTCGAGCCCGGACCAGCCCTGCTCGCTGCCGAGCCCGCGGGAGCGGGCCTCGGCGACCACGGCGACCTGCTGCGCCTCCGCGCCCGCCCTCACCCGCTCGAGGTGGCCCAGGGTCTCGGCGACCTCGGCGTCCGACAGCGCCCACAGCTGCCCGGTCTGCGCCCCGGCCAGGGCGGCGTCGGCCGCCCTGGCCGGCGACAGCACCGGCCGGGTGCCGAACGCCGAGAGGCCTGCCGAGGTGGACATGCAGACAACGGTAGGGGCGACCACCGACAACCAAGTGAACCCGATGGCAACGGACTCCGTTGCAGCACAACGTGATTCGACGGCATACTCGCGCCTCCGGCACAACCCGGCACCCAGCGGCGGTGGACGACGTGACAACAGGCGCCACCCTGTGGACGACCGAACCGAGAGACAGTCTCCGGACTCGCCTGCCTGCCCCGCCGACTCGTCCGATACTCGTGGTTGGACCCGACTACGAGAGGAGGAGCTGTCCGTGGGCGCCGACGACGTCGCACTGGCCCGGCTCAGCGCGGCCGAGCTCGTGGCCGGGTACGCACGGGGTGACTTCTCCCCCGTCGAGGTGCTGTCGGCCGTGCAGCACGTCATCGACCGCCGCGAGCCCGAGCTCAACGCATTGTGGAGTCCCGACCCCGGGGGCGCCCTGGAGGCCGCCCGCGCCGCCGAGGTCCGGTGGCGCACAGGTGCACCCCGAGGCCCGCTCGACGGCGTCCCCACGACCGTGAAGGAGAACCTCGCCCGCGCCGGAGTCCCGATGCCGCTCGGCTGCGCCGGGGTCGACCCGACTGTGCCGGAGGCGAACTCGCCCGCGGTCGACCGGATCCTGGAGGCTGGCGGCGTCATCCTGGGCTCCACCGTGATGCCCGACTGGGGCATGCTCTCCTCCGGCGTCTCCAGCCTGCACGGCACCACGCGCAGCCCGTGGGACCCCCGGTGGACCTCCGGCGGCTCGTCCTCGGGCGCCGGCGTCGCGGCGGCCGCGGGATACGGCCCACTGCACGTCGGCACCGACATCGGCGGCTCCATCCGGCTCCCCGGCACCTGGCTCGGGCTCGCCACCCTCAAGCCGAGCGCCGGCCGAGTCCCGCTCGACACCCCCTTCCTCGGGCGGGCAGCCGGGCCGATCACGCGCACGGTCGACGACGCGGCCCGCCTGCTCGGCGTCCTCAGCGGGCCGGACCCGCGCGACTTCACCAGCCTGCCGCCGGAGCGCCTGACCCTCGACGAGACAGACCTCGAGCTCGACGTGCGCGGCCTGCGCCTGGGCCTGCACCTCGACGCCGGGTGCGGCACACCGGTCGAGCCCGAGGTGGTCGCCGCCGTCGAGCAGGCAGCCGCGCTGTTCGAGGATGCCGGTGCGGTCGTCGAGCCGCTCGCACCCTTCATGGACGACGCGCTGCTCGCCGACCTCGACCTGTTCTGGCGGGTCCGTTCCTGGGTCGACTACTCCGCGCTGCCTGACGAGCGCAGGCGCAGGGTGCTGCCGTTCATCGTGCAGTGGGTGCACGGCGGCGCCGACGTCTCGGGCGCGCGGGTCATGGAGTGCTACCGCAGCACCATGACCATCCAGCAGCGCACCGTCGCGGCGACCCTGGGGTTCGACGCGGTGCTCTCCCCCGTCGCGCCGGGGCCGGCCTTCCCCGCCGAGTGGCCGATGCCGTTCGGCAGCGAGGACGCCGGGATGGTGCACATCGGGTTCACGGCGCCCTTCAACCTCTCCGGGCAGCCCGCCGGCACGGTCAACTGCGGCTTCACCGGGGACGGCCGACCCATCGGGTTGCAGGTCGCCGGACGGCGCTTCGACGACGTCGGAGTCCTGCGGGTGCTGCGGTGGTACGAGCGGCACCGGCCGGAGGCCGCGCGCCCGCGCTGGCCGATCACCGCGTAGGCGAGCCCGCGGCATACCGCTGCTGTTGTCGCCGCGCAGGCCGCTGACCTGCGCGTTAGTGTCCGGTCATGGCCAGGCTGCGCACTGTCTCCCCCAACTCGAGGGGCTGGACCCGCCGACGCGCGGGCAAGGGTTTCGTCTACCTCGACAGCGACGGGCAGCGACTGCCGGAGGAGGACGTCGAGCGCATCCGCGCCCTCGCCATCCCGCCGGCGTGGAAGGACGTGTGGATCTGCCCCCACCCCAACGGGCACATCCAGGCGGTCGGCACCGACGACGCGGGTCGGCGGCAGTACCTCTACCACCCCGACTGGCGGATCAAGCGCGACAAGATGAAGTTCGACCGGGTGAGCGAGGCGGCGCGCAAGCTCCCCGACGCCCGCCGGCAGGTGCTCGAGCACCTCGGCCTCGACGGCATGCCGCTGGAGCGGGCGAGTGCGGCGGCGGTGCGGCTGCTCGACCTCGGCTACTTCCGCATCGGCAGCGACAGCTATGCGGACGCGAACGGCTCGTTCGGGCTCACCACCCTCGAGAAGCGGCACGTGCGCGCCCGGGGCGGCAAGCTCGTCTTCTGCTTCACCGGCAAGTCGGGCATCGAGCACTGCGTAGAGATCGACGACGCCGACGTCATGGCCGCGCTGGAGCGGATGCGCAAGCGGCGTGGTGGCGGCGATCGCCTTCTGGCATACCAGAACTCACGCCGTTGGAGCAGCCTCGACGCCGCCCTGGTCAACACCTACCTGCGCGAGCTGCTCGCCGGCGACCTGACCGCCAAGGACTTCCGCACCTGGCACGCCACGGTCATCGCGGCGACCGCCCTGGCGATGTCGGACGAGCCCGGCGACACCAAGCGCTCCCGCCAGCGAGCCATCAAGTCCGCGGTGCAGGAGGTCTCCGAGTACCTCGGCAACACCCCCACCATCGCCAAGAACTCCTACATCGACCCCCGCGTCATCGACCTCTACGAAGACGGCACCACCATCGCGCACGTCGCGCGCAAGGTGCACGAGACCCCCGACGTCCGCCAGGCCGAGCTGGAGAAGGCGGTGCTGGAGATGCTCGCGGCCGACGGGTCGGAGGCTGCGGCGCGGGCGGTGCGCAGCCGGGCGCGGAAGACCTCGCCTCGGAAGGCGGTCACCGGCGCCCGGGGCTGAGGGTATGCCGCGTGCCTGCCGGCCGCGGTCAGGCCGGCTTCAGCCGCTGGCTGAGGAACGCGAGGACCCGGTCGACGGCCACCTGGCTGCGGTGCACGGTCAGCGTCGCGTGGTCCATCCGGCCGCTCGGGCGCAGGTCGACCCGGAGGAACCCGTCACCGAGCTCGCGCGCGAGGGTGTCGAAGCGGGTGCCGGTGGCGCGGTCACCGTCGTAGCGGACCCCGAGGACCGGGCAGCCTTGCGCCACACGGGTTTTCACGCAGGCGAGGTCTGCCGGGCTCAGGTTGAGGTCGCCCCGCCGACGTCGTCCGACGGGGAACGGCGTCGACGGCTGCGCGACCACCGGCGCGGCCACCGACGGGTCGACCATGGCCGCCAGCGCGAAGCCACCGGTGAAGCACATGCCCACGACGCCGACTCCCGGGCCGCCGGTCTCCTCGTGCAGGTGGCGGGCGAGGCTGCGCAGCCAGCCGGCCACGGGGGCCGTCTCGCCCACCGCGAGCTTGGTGAACTCGCTGCTGATGCAGACCCGTGGGATCACGCGCAGAACCTCCCCCACCGTGCCCGGCGCACCGGGGGTGCCGAACAGGCTCGGCATCGCGACTGTGAAGCCCGCCTCCACCACCTCGTCGGCGAACGCGACCACGTCGGGGGTCAGTCCCGGCAGCTCGTGGATGACGATGACACCCGGACCCTCACCACGCCGGTAGACCGGGTGGCTGCGGCCGTCCGCGCTGTGCTCGCCCTCGACCCAGCCCTGCAGGGCCGGGGTGGCTTTCACCGCGCCCGGCCCCGGTCGAGGTCGTCGAAGGGAGCGCAGTAACCGGACACCCGGGTGGCCCCACCGGCGGCGTTCGCGAGGTTGCGGAACGCGAGAGCCGTGGCCACGTCGTCGCCCCGCTCGGCGGCCCGGTCGAAGGCCTGGCACAGGCCGTAGGCGGCGGGCACGTTGGCGCCCTGGCCCGCCGCCGAGGTCGGCGGTGCGGACACGGCCGGTCGTGGCTGCGGCCGCTCGGTCGACAGCGGGAGCACCCCGGTCAGGGCGGCGGCCGCTGCCCCTCCCGCCACCAGTGCGGCCGAGGCGAGCGCGAGGGCGACCCGCACCCAGTGCGGGCGTTGCCTCCCTGCGGTCGCCTGCGCCCCCACGCGGCGGCGGGTGAGGTGGACGACCGTCGGCGAGTCGCTCGGCTCGACCGGGTCGGGACCGGTGCGCCGGCCCGCCTCATCGCCGACGTCGCGGTGCCCCCGGAAGGGCAGCAGGGTCCCGCCACTCTCAGGCGACAGCGAGCGGACGTTCACGTGCCCGAGTATCCATGGTCGGCAGGGGCCGCTGGGTCCTTATGCCGCGTTTTGGGGCGAGGCCGCCGTCCGTGCGCCCAGGCCCGTTGGGGCACCGCCATCTCGCCCAGACGCGACCACCCGCTACCCGGGGCGGTGACGTTGACGATGTGCGGGGTCTGGGCGAAGTATGCCGGCAGCTGCGCGGTCGCCTTCTGGAAGTGCGCTGACTCCACGTGGGTGGCCCCCGCGGCGTCGTTCACCGAAGGCCTCGACCAGCACGTACACGTTCGGCTCAGCGCTCCTTCGCGCGTGGTCAGGGGTGGCCCCTGGTGCCACTGCCACGCAGGGCGGAGGGCCGGCGCTGCGGCCGGCGCACGGGTGGTGCGGCGTGGGTATGCCGGCGTGCGCCCGGCATACCCACGCCGCTCCGTGTCAGGAGGCGCGGCGCGATCCCAGCCCGCGCACCTCCGGCGCCCCGAGCCGGGCTGCGTCGGCCGTCTGGTCATCCGGCTCCTTCTGGGACTGCAGCTCGGCCTCGACGCGGGCGAGGTAGTGCTCGACCTCCTCGTCCACCCTCTTGGAGTCCCAGCCGAGGACCGGGGCGACGAGCTCGGCGACGTGCCGTGCCGAGGACTGGCCACGGTCGAACGTCTCGATCGAGATCCGGGTCCGCCGCGTGAGGACGTCGTCGAGGTGGAGAGCGCCCTCGGCCAGCGCGGCGTAGTACGCCTCGACCCGCAGGTACTCCGGAGCGCCCTCGATGGGCTCGCCGAGGTCCCGGTTCTCGCCGATGAGCTCGAGGAGCTCGTCGGTCAGCGTCCCGTAGCGGCGCAGGAGGTGCTCCACCCACGCGACATGGATGCCGGCCCGGTCGGCCCGGGCCTGCCGCTGGTTCCAGGCGGCATGGAACCCGTCGGCCCCGACGATCGGCACCGAGTCGGTGCACGACTTCGGCACCTTCCACGGCAGCGCGTGGGCCACGACGTCGACGGCGTCCTTGGCCATGACCCGGTACGTCGTGTACTTGCCGCCGGCGACCATGACGAGGCCGGCCACCGGGCTGACGACCGCGTGCTCGCGGGAGAGCTGGCTGGTCGCCTCAGACTCCCCCGCGAGCAGGGGCCGCAGACCCGCGTAGACGCCGGTGATGTCGTCGTGCGTCAGCGGCGTGGCGAGCAGCCGGTTGGCGTGGTCGAGCAGGTACTCGATGTCGCTCCGGCTGGCCGCCGGGTGCGCGAGGTCGAGGTGCCAGTCGGTGTCGGTGGTGCCGATGATCCAGTGCGTGTCCCACGGGATGATGAACAGCACGCTCTTCTCCGTGCGGCTGATGATCCCCGTGCTGGCGTGGATCCGGTCGCGGGGCACGAGGATATGCACGCCCTTGGAGGCACGCACGTTGAACTGCCCCCGCCCACCGACCATCTCCTGGATCTCGTCGGTCCACACGCCGGCCGCGTTGATCGTCGTCTTCGCCCTGACCTGGTGGGTGCGGCCCGTCTCGAGGTCCTCCACCTCGGCGCCCACCACCCGGTCGCCCTCCCGGAGGAACCCGACGACCCGAGCGCTGGTCGCGCACAGGGCGCCGTACCGGGCCGCCGTGCGAGCGATCATCATCGTGTGCCGTGCGTCGTCGACCTGGCCGTCGTAGTACTGCACGGCTCCTACCAACGCGTCCTTGCGCAGCGAGGGAAACGCCCGCAGCGCCTGCCTCTTCGTCAGGTGGCGGTGGCCCGGCACGCCGTGCCGGCCGCCCATGCTGTCGTAGAGGAGGATGCCGCTGCCGACGTATGGCCGCTCCCAGATCCGGTGCTGCAGGGGGTAGATGAACGGCACCGGACGGGCCAGGTGCGGGGCCAGGCGGTTGAGGATGAGCGACCGCTCGTGCAGGGCC
This Knoellia sp. p5-6-4 DNA region includes the following protein-coding sequences:
- a CDS encoding HNH endonuclease signature motif containing protein, translating into MSTSAGLSAFGTRPVLSPARAADAALAGAQTGQLWALSDAEVAETLGHLERVRAGAEAQQVAVVAEARSRGLGSEQGWSGLDWATQAAPGMAAGHAGTLQVVADACRDRRLAALAAGVESGAISLPKAAQLARFHRGAAPLADPDQLDADTATLIEAAPALTDKQLAIAIRHASALLRPERDAEHLEERRRAARSLFKSPGPAGMSSYRIVLDPEGAAILDAAIDPLARPRPAKDDPDLRTPAARRADALLAVIGRGVSSPGKAPRTSKAALVVTMGLDQLTGAARGAGLTLGQELLTAGTVRRLACDADLIPAVLGTRSELLDVGRRKRLVTPAIRLAAWLRDTGCTYPGCTVPAQWCDAHHGVPWWQNGETALTNTALLCGRHHTLVHDRDLTCTITATHVTWHL
- a CDS encoding dienelactone hydrolase family protein produces the protein MKATPALQGWVEGEHSADGRSHPVYRRGEGPGVIVIHELPGLTPDVVAFADEVVEAGFTVAMPSLFGTPGAPGTVGEVLRVIPRVCISSEFTKLAVGETAPVAGWLRSLARHLHEETGGPGVGVVGMCFTGGFALAAMVDPSVAAPVVAQPSTPFPVGRRRRGDLNLSPADLACVKTRVAQGCPVLGVRYDGDRATGTRFDTLARELGDGFLRVDLRPSGRMDHATLTVHRSQVAVDRVLAFLSQRLKPA
- the glpD gene encoding glycerol-3-phosphate dehydrogenase, whose protein sequence is MAAEELDVLVIGGGVTGAGAALDAVTRGLRVGLVEARDYAAGTSSRSSKLIHGGLRYLEQLNFALVREALHERSLILNRLAPHLARPVPFIYPLQHRIWERPYVGSGILLYDSMGGRHGVPGHRHLTKRQALRAFPSLRKDALVGAVQYYDGQVDDARHTMMIARTAARYGALCATSARVVGFLREGDRVVGAEVEDLETGRTHQVRAKTTINAAGVWTDEIQEMVGGRGQFNVRASKGVHILVPRDRIHASTGIISRTEKSVLFIIPWDTHWIIGTTDTDWHLDLAHPAASRSDIEYLLDHANRLLATPLTHDDITGVYAGLRPLLAGESEATSQLSREHAVVSPVAGLVMVAGGKYTTYRVMAKDAVDVVAHALPWKVPKSCTDSVPIVGADGFHAAWNQRQARADRAGIHVAWVEHLLRRYGTLTDELLELIGENRDLGEPIEGAPEYLRVEAYYAALAEGALHLDDVLTRRTRISIETFDRGQSSARHVAELVAPVLGWDSKRVDEEVEHYLARVEAELQSQKEPDDQTADAARLGAPEVRGLGSRRAS
- a CDS encoding DNA topoisomerase IB, which codes for MARLRTVSPNSRGWTRRRAGKGFVYLDSDGQRLPEEDVERIRALAIPPAWKDVWICPHPNGHIQAVGTDDAGRRQYLYHPDWRIKRDKMKFDRVSEAARKLPDARRQVLEHLGLDGMPLERASAAAVRLLDLGYFRIGSDSYADANGSFGLTTLEKRHVRARGGKLVFCFTGKSGIEHCVEIDDADVMAALERMRKRRGGGDRLLAYQNSRRWSSLDAALVNTYLRELLAGDLTAKDFRTWHATVIAATALAMSDEPGDTKRSRQRAIKSAVQEVSEYLGNTPTIAKNSYIDPRVIDLYEDGTTIAHVARKVHETPDVRQAELEKAVLEMLAADGSEAAARAVRSRARKTSPRKAVTGARG
- a CDS encoding amidase — its product is MGADDVALARLSAAELVAGYARGDFSPVEVLSAVQHVIDRREPELNALWSPDPGGALEAARAAEVRWRTGAPRGPLDGVPTTVKENLARAGVPMPLGCAGVDPTVPEANSPAVDRILEAGGVILGSTVMPDWGMLSSGVSSLHGTTRSPWDPRWTSGGSSSGAGVAAAAGYGPLHVGTDIGGSIRLPGTWLGLATLKPSAGRVPLDTPFLGRAAGPITRTVDDAARLLGVLSGPDPRDFTSLPPERLTLDETDLELDVRGLRLGLHLDAGCGTPVEPEVVAAVEQAAALFEDAGAVVEPLAPFMDDALLADLDLFWRVRSWVDYSALPDERRRRVLPFIVQWVHGGADVSGARVMECYRSTMTIQQRTVAATLGFDAVLSPVAPGPAFPAEWPMPFGSEDAGMVHIGFTAPFNLSGQPAGTVNCGFTGDGRPIGLQVAGRRFDDVGVLRVLRWYERHRPEAARPRWPITA